From a single Streptomyces misionensis genomic region:
- a CDS encoding maleylpyruvate isomerase N-terminal domain-containing protein: MSRSIPSDAPVRGAQVREAVAHCVETLSGVPSDQWGVAAGDLEWTCWETLEHLADDLLTYALRFGLARPMGVPRVPLRLSRDRAGGPANVVFGDSAAGPEGLLTVVEACGGLLAAAVDSADPAVLAPHVFGASDPEGFAAMGVVETLVHTYDIARGVRRDGTPPEDLSRRALDRLFPDVTVTDSASATLLWATGRTGTPERPRRTDWRWYGAPRGAR, from the coding sequence ATGTCACGATCCATACCTTCGGACGCGCCGGTGCGCGGGGCGCAGGTGCGCGAGGCCGTCGCCCACTGCGTCGAGACGCTTTCCGGGGTGCCGTCCGACCAGTGGGGGGTTGCGGCCGGCGACCTGGAGTGGACCTGCTGGGAGACCCTGGAACACCTCGCGGACGACCTGCTCACCTACGCGTTGCGCTTCGGGCTCGCGCGCCCGATGGGCGTCCCGCGGGTGCCGCTGCGCCTGTCCCGTGACCGCGCCGGCGGTCCGGCGAACGTCGTCTTCGGCGACTCGGCGGCGGGGCCCGAAGGACTCCTGACGGTGGTCGAGGCGTGCGGCGGCCTGCTCGCGGCGGCCGTGGACAGCGCCGACCCCGCCGTGCTGGCCCCGCATGTCTTCGGCGCTTCCGACCCGGAGGGGTTCGCCGCCATGGGCGTCGTCGAGACCCTCGTCCACACGTACGACATCGCCCGGGGAGTCCGGCGCGACGGGACCCCGCCGGAGGACCTGAGCCGCCGGGCCCTCGACCGGCTCTTCCCGGACGTGACTGTCACCGACAGCGCCTCGGCCACCCTGCTGTGGGCCACCGGCCGCACCGGCACCCCCGAACGGCCCCGCCGAACGGACTGGCGCTGGTACGGCGCTCCCCGAGGGGCCCGGT
- a CDS encoding slipin family protein, giving the protein MAQELVGAIVALVCVALVYMGMAARVVKQYERGVLFRLGRVAGDVRPPGLTLILPFVDRLQKVNMQIVTLPIPAQEGITRDNVTVRVDAVVYFRVVDATSALVKVEDYKFAVSQMAQTSLRSIIGKSDLDDLLSNREQLNQGLELMIDSPAVGWGVQVDRVEIKDVSLPDTMKRSMARQAEADRERRARIINADAELQASKKLAEAAEQMSGTPAALQLRLLQTVMAVSAEKNSTLVLPIPVELLHFLERGNREPAPSGEPGSRPAPGLLPQPDAERDPRGEAPDGEAVPGPGLRLDPPTGGPDLEPGSPVTAPDGEPAAHPGVRLDPLTGAPDLEPGLRDGTPDAEPGRHTDR; this is encoded by the coding sequence ATGGCCCAGGAGCTGGTGGGGGCGATCGTCGCGCTGGTCTGCGTCGCCCTCGTGTACATGGGGATGGCGGCCCGGGTCGTCAAACAGTACGAGCGAGGGGTGCTCTTCCGGCTCGGCCGGGTCGCCGGTGACGTACGGCCGCCGGGCCTGACGCTGATCCTGCCCTTCGTGGACCGGCTGCAGAAGGTCAACATGCAGATCGTCACGCTGCCGATCCCCGCCCAGGAGGGCATCACCCGCGACAACGTCACCGTCCGCGTGGACGCGGTCGTCTACTTCCGGGTGGTCGACGCGACGAGCGCGCTGGTGAAGGTCGAGGACTACAAGTTCGCCGTCTCCCAGATGGCCCAGACCTCGCTGCGGTCGATCATCGGCAAGAGCGATCTGGACGACCTGCTGTCCAACCGCGAGCAACTCAACCAGGGCCTGGAGCTGATGATCGACAGCCCGGCCGTGGGCTGGGGCGTCCAGGTGGACCGGGTCGAGATCAAGGACGTCTCGCTGCCCGACACCATGAAGCGTTCCATGGCCCGCCAGGCCGAGGCGGACCGGGAGCGCCGGGCCCGCATCATCAACGCCGACGCCGAACTCCAGGCGTCCAAGAAGCTCGCCGAGGCAGCCGAACAGATGTCGGGCACCCCGGCCGCGCTCCAACTGCGGCTGCTCCAGACGGTGATGGCGGTGTCGGCCGAGAAGAACTCCACCCTCGTCCTGCCGATCCCGGTGGAACTGCTGCACTTCCTGGAGCGGGGCAACCGGGAGCCCGCCCCGAGCGGGGAGCCCGGATCCCGGCCGGCCCCGGGCCTGCTCCCGCAGCCCGACGCCGAGCGGGACCCGCGGGGCGAGGCGCCCGACGGCGAGGCGGTGCCGGGTCCCGGCCTGCGACTGGACCCGCCGACCGGCGGCCCGGACCTGGAGCCGGGCTCCCCGGTCACCGCGCCCGACGGCGAACCGGCGGCACACCCCGGCGTGCGACTCGACCCGCTGACCGGCGCCCCCGACCTGGAGCCGGGCCTGCGGGACGGCACGCCGGACGCCGAACCGGGCAGGCACACCGACCGGTAA
- a CDS encoding carbonic anhydrase, with product MQPLIDNARDFGRRPEEFARLAAGQSPEVLFITCSDSRVVPALITGARPGQLFELRTAGNIVPPHTSTHPTSEAATIEYAVQVLGVRDIVVCGHSHCGAVGALVRGDDLTAVPAVRDWLAHAAHRPSGAAEDPEVAEAVQCHVLTQLLRLRSYPCVERALARDRLTLHGWYYEVHTGAVRAYRAETDSFDSL from the coding sequence ATGCAGCCCCTCATCGACAACGCCCGGGACTTCGGACGGCGCCCCGAGGAGTTCGCCCGGCTGGCCGCGGGCCAGTCCCCCGAGGTCCTGTTCATCACCTGCTCCGACTCCCGGGTCGTCCCGGCCCTGATCACCGGCGCCCGCCCCGGCCAGCTGTTCGAGCTGCGCACCGCGGGCAACATCGTCCCGCCGCACACCTCGACCCACCCCACCAGCGAGGCGGCCACCATCGAGTACGCCGTGCAGGTGCTCGGCGTCCGCGACATCGTGGTCTGCGGCCACTCGCACTGCGGCGCCGTCGGCGCGCTGGTGCGCGGTGACGACCTGACCGCCGTCCCCGCCGTGCGCGACTGGCTGGCGCACGCGGCGCACCGCCCGTCCGGCGCGGCCGAGGACCCGGAGGTCGCCGAGGCCGTGCAGTGCCACGTGCTGACCCAGCTGCTGCGGCTGCGCTCCTACCCGTGCGTGGAGCGCGCCCTGGCGCGGGACCGGCTCACGCTGCACGGCTGGTACTACGAGGTGCACACCGGCGCGGTGCGGGCTTACCGGGCGGAAACCGACTCCTTCGACTCCCTCTGA
- the zapE gene encoding cell division protein ZapE, with amino-acid sequence MSSSTSAPGSSALTEAGPLSLCEREPHVPADRLVAEMVPPPRFDSVRFSTYIPDPNQPSQSEAVTVLEGFAAGLGGAHASGSGRRGFLGFGRAKAPKTPAGPRGVYLDGGYGVGKTHLLASLWHATPAEPSRKAFGTFVELTNLVGALGFQQTVRTLSDHRLLCIDEFELDDPGDTVLVSTLLGKLVEAGVALAATSNTLPGKLGEGRFAAADFLREIQGLSAHFRTLRIDGEDYRHRGLPEAPAPFTNEQVTRAAHATEGASLDDFPRLLEHLAKVHPSRYGALTDGLKAVCLTDVRPVPDQSTALRLVVLADRLYDREVPVLASGLPFDRLFSEEMLNGGYRKKYFRAISRLTALARDAKGLVGS; translated from the coding sequence GTGTCGTCCTCCACCAGCGCCCCCGGATCCAGCGCCCTGACCGAAGCGGGCCCCCTCTCCCTGTGCGAGCGCGAGCCGCACGTCCCCGCGGACCGGCTGGTCGCCGAGATGGTGCCGCCGCCGCGCTTCGACTCGGTCCGCTTCTCGACCTACATCCCGGACCCCAACCAGCCCAGCCAGAGCGAGGCGGTCACGGTCCTGGAGGGCTTCGCGGCCGGGCTCGGCGGGGCGCACGCCTCCGGCTCGGGCCGGCGCGGCTTCCTCGGCTTCGGCCGGGCCAAGGCGCCCAAGACCCCGGCGGGTCCTCGCGGGGTGTACCTCGACGGCGGCTACGGCGTCGGCAAGACCCACCTGCTCGCCTCCCTGTGGCACGCCACCCCCGCCGAGCCCTCCCGCAAGGCGTTCGGCACCTTCGTGGAGCTGACCAACCTGGTGGGCGCCCTCGGCTTCCAGCAGACCGTGCGCACGCTCAGCGACCACCGGCTGCTGTGCATCGACGAGTTCGAGCTGGACGACCCGGGCGACACGGTGCTCGTCTCCACGCTGCTCGGCAAGCTGGTCGAGGCGGGCGTGGCGCTGGCCGCCACCTCCAACACGCTGCCCGGCAAGCTGGGCGAGGGCCGGTTCGCGGCCGCCGACTTCCTGCGCGAGATCCAGGGACTGTCCGCCCACTTCCGCACCCTGCGCATCGACGGCGAGGACTACCGCCACCGCGGCCTGCCCGAGGCGCCGGCGCCGTTCACCAACGAGCAGGTGACCCGGGCGGCGCACGCCACCGAGGGTGCCTCCCTGGACGACTTCCCGCGGCTGCTGGAGCACCTGGCGAAGGTGCACCCGAGCCGGTACGGCGCGCTGACCGACGGGCTGAAGGCGGTCTGCCTCACCGATGTGCGGCCGGTGCCGGACCAGTCGACGGCGCTGCGCCTGGTGGTGCTCGCGGACCGGCTCTACGACCGCGAGGTCCCGGTGCTGGCGTCCGGGCTGCCGTTCGACCGGCTGTTCAGCGAGGAGATGCTGAACGGCGGCTACCGCAAGAAGTACTTCCGCGCGATATCCCGGCTCACCGCCCTCGCCCGGGACGCGAAGGGGCTCGTCGGCTCCTGA